Proteins found in one Xenopus laevis strain J_2021 chromosome 1L, Xenopus_laevis_v10.1, whole genome shotgun sequence genomic segment:
- the htra3.L gene encoding serine protease HTRA3 isoform X1 translates to MKLCAWLPLCALLLVLLPRTESCPARCDVSRCPSPICPSGYIPDRCNCCLICAAGEGDPCGREGEPPCGDSLQCKPPPGMRGAKGTCQCKHSSPVCANDGQTYENLCQLKAASRRALQKGHSPVVLLQKGTCPSGHQHPNSPRYKFNFIADVVEKIAPAVVHIELSLRHPLFGRNVPLSSGSGFIISDLGLIVTNAHVVSSSNAVSGRQYLKVQLHNGDSYEATIKDIDKKSDIATIKIYPKKKLPVLLLGQSADLRPGEFVVAIGSPFALQNTVTTGIVSTAQRDGKELGLRDSDMDYVQTDAIINYGNSGGPLVNLDGEVIGINTLKVAAGISFAIPSDRITKFMTESQDKKYKDGKKRFIGIKMLTITPSFAEERKIHNPDFPDVTSGIYVHEVVPNSPAQRGGIQVGDIIVKVNGRPLVTSSDLHEAVMNESPLLLEVRRGNDDMLFNLEPEVSM, encoded by the exons ATGAAGCTTTGCGCCTGGCTCCCTCTCTGCGCCCTGCTGCTCGTTCTCCTCCCCAGGACTGAGTCTTGCCCGGCGCGTTGCGATGTCTCCCGCTGCCCCAGTCCCATCTGCCCGAGCGGCTACATCCCCGACCGCTGTAACTGCTGCCTGATCTGCGCGGCCGGAGAAGGAGATCCCTGTGGCCGGGAAGGGGAACCCCCATGTGGGGACAGTCTGCAGTGCAAACCCCCTCCTGGCATGAGAGGAGCAAAGGGAACGTGTCAGTGCAAACACAGCAGCCCAGTGTGCGCTAATGACGGGCAGACCTATGAGAACCTGTGTCAGCTGAAGGCCGCCAGCAGGAGGGCCCTACAGAAAGGACACTCACCTGTGGTGCTGCTGCAGAAGGGAACCTGCCCATCGG GTCACCAACATCCCAACAGTCCAAGATACAAATTTAACTTCATTGCTGATGTGGTGGAAAAGATTGCTCCCGCTGTCGTGCACATTGAACTTTCCCTGAG GCACCCACTATTTGGACGTAATGTCCCCCTGTCTAGTGGATCTGGATTTATCATCTCAGACCTGGGATTAATTGTGACCAACGCACACGTGGTGTCCAGCAGTAACGCTGTATCGGGCCGGCAGTACCTTAAAGTGCAACTGCACAACGGGGATTCCTATGAAGCCACAATAAAAGATATTGACAAGAAATCTGATATTGCGACAATCAAGATTTACCCCAAA AAAAAGCTGCCAGTTTTGCTGCTGGGCCAATCTGCTGATCTGAGACCTGGAGAATTCGTTGTGGCCATCGGAAGCCCCTTTGCCTTACAGAACACTGTTACGACAGGCATTGTGAGCACAGCGCAGAGAGATGGGAAAGAACTGGGGCTACGAGACTCCGACATGGACTACGTTCAAACAGACGCCATCATTAAC TATGGAAATTCTGGAGGCCCTCTGGTGAATTTG GACGGGGAGGTGATTGGAATCAATACACTCAAGGTTGCAGCAGGGATTTCCTTTGCCATCCCGTCGGATCGGATCACTAAGTTTATGACAGAATCACAAGACAAAAAATACAAAG atgGCAAAAAGCGTTTCATTGGGATAAAGATGCTGACAATTACTCCTTC atttgctgaagaaagaaaaatacacaatCCTGACTTCCCGGATGTTACCAGTGGAATTTATGTCCATGAGGTGGTGCCCAATTCACCTGCCCAGAG AGGTGGAATTCAGGTTGGAGACATCATAGTGAAAGTGAATGGGCGACCACTGGTGACATCGAGCGACCTGCACGAAGCCGTAATGAACGAATCTCCTTTACTCCTGGAAGTGCGAAGGGGAAACGATGACATGCTGTTCAACCTAGAGCCAGAAGTTTCCATGTAG
- the htra3.L gene encoding serine protease HTRA3 isoform X3: MYKSTREQPSSIGHQHPNSPRYKFNFIADVVEKIAPAVVHIELSLRHPLFGRNVPLSSGSGFIISDLGLIVTNAHVVSSSNAVSGRQYLKVQLHNGDSYEATIKDIDKKSDIATIKIYPKKKLPVLLLGQSADLRPGEFVVAIGSPFALQNTVTTGIVSTAQRDGKELGLRDSDMDYVQTDAIINYGNSGGPLVNLDGEVIGINTLKVAAGISFAIPSDRITKFMTESQDKKYKDGKKRFIGIKMLTITPSFAEERKIHNPDFPDVTSGIYVHEVVPNSPAQRGGIQVGDIIVKVNGRPLVTSSDLHEAVMNESPLLLEVRRGNDDMLFNLEPEVSM; encoded by the exons TATAGGTCACCAACATCCCAACAGTCCAAGATACAAATTTAACTTCATTGCTGATGTGGTGGAAAAGATTGCTCCCGCTGTCGTGCACATTGAACTTTCCCTGAG GCACCCACTATTTGGACGTAATGTCCCCCTGTCTAGTGGATCTGGATTTATCATCTCAGACCTGGGATTAATTGTGACCAACGCACACGTGGTGTCCAGCAGTAACGCTGTATCGGGCCGGCAGTACCTTAAAGTGCAACTGCACAACGGGGATTCCTATGAAGCCACAATAAAAGATATTGACAAGAAATCTGATATTGCGACAATCAAGATTTACCCCAAA AAAAAGCTGCCAGTTTTGCTGCTGGGCCAATCTGCTGATCTGAGACCTGGAGAATTCGTTGTGGCCATCGGAAGCCCCTTTGCCTTACAGAACACTGTTACGACAGGCATTGTGAGCACAGCGCAGAGAGATGGGAAAGAACTGGGGCTACGAGACTCCGACATGGACTACGTTCAAACAGACGCCATCATTAAC TATGGAAATTCTGGAGGCCCTCTGGTGAATTTG GACGGGGAGGTGATTGGAATCAATACACTCAAGGTTGCAGCAGGGATTTCCTTTGCCATCCCGTCGGATCGGATCACTAAGTTTATGACAGAATCACAAGACAAAAAATACAAAG atgGCAAAAAGCGTTTCATTGGGATAAAGATGCTGACAATTACTCCTTC atttgctgaagaaagaaaaatacacaatCCTGACTTCCCGGATGTTACCAGTGGAATTTATGTCCATGAGGTGGTGCCCAATTCACCTGCCCAGAG AGGTGGAATTCAGGTTGGAGACATCATAGTGAAAGTGAATGGGCGACCACTGGTGACATCGAGCGACCTGCACGAAGCCGTAATGAACGAATCTCCTTTACTCCTGGAAGTGCGAAGGGGAAACGATGACATGCTGTTCAACCTAGAGCCAGAAGTTTCCATGTAG
- the htra3.L gene encoding serine protease HTRA3 isoform X2: MKLCAWLPLCALLLVLLPRTESCPARCDVSRCPSPICPSGYIPDRCNCCLICAAGEGDPCGREGEPPCGDSLQCKPPPGMRGAKGTCQCKHSSPVCANDGQTYENLCQLKAASRRALQKGHSPVVLLQKGTCPSGHQHPNSPRYKFNFIADVVEKIAPAVVHIELSLRHPLFGRNVPLSSGSGFIISDLGLIVTNAHVVSSSNAVSGRQYLKVQLHNGDSYEATIKDIDKKSDIATIKIYPKKKLPVLLLGQSADLRPGEFVVAIGSPFALQNTVTTGIVSTAQRDGKELGLRDSDMDYVQTDAIINYGNSGGPLVNLDGEVIGINTLKVAAGISFAIPSDRITKFMTESQDKKYKDLLKKEKYTILTSRMLPVEFMSMRWCPIHLPREVEFRLETS, from the exons ATGAAGCTTTGCGCCTGGCTCCCTCTCTGCGCCCTGCTGCTCGTTCTCCTCCCCAGGACTGAGTCTTGCCCGGCGCGTTGCGATGTCTCCCGCTGCCCCAGTCCCATCTGCCCGAGCGGCTACATCCCCGACCGCTGTAACTGCTGCCTGATCTGCGCGGCCGGAGAAGGAGATCCCTGTGGCCGGGAAGGGGAACCCCCATGTGGGGACAGTCTGCAGTGCAAACCCCCTCCTGGCATGAGAGGAGCAAAGGGAACGTGTCAGTGCAAACACAGCAGCCCAGTGTGCGCTAATGACGGGCAGACCTATGAGAACCTGTGTCAGCTGAAGGCCGCCAGCAGGAGGGCCCTACAGAAAGGACACTCACCTGTGGTGCTGCTGCAGAAGGGAACCTGCCCATCGG GTCACCAACATCCCAACAGTCCAAGATACAAATTTAACTTCATTGCTGATGTGGTGGAAAAGATTGCTCCCGCTGTCGTGCACATTGAACTTTCCCTGAG GCACCCACTATTTGGACGTAATGTCCCCCTGTCTAGTGGATCTGGATTTATCATCTCAGACCTGGGATTAATTGTGACCAACGCACACGTGGTGTCCAGCAGTAACGCTGTATCGGGCCGGCAGTACCTTAAAGTGCAACTGCACAACGGGGATTCCTATGAAGCCACAATAAAAGATATTGACAAGAAATCTGATATTGCGACAATCAAGATTTACCCCAAA AAAAAGCTGCCAGTTTTGCTGCTGGGCCAATCTGCTGATCTGAGACCTGGAGAATTCGTTGTGGCCATCGGAAGCCCCTTTGCCTTACAGAACACTGTTACGACAGGCATTGTGAGCACAGCGCAGAGAGATGGGAAAGAACTGGGGCTACGAGACTCCGACATGGACTACGTTCAAACAGACGCCATCATTAAC TATGGAAATTCTGGAGGCCCTCTGGTGAATTTG GACGGGGAGGTGATTGGAATCAATACACTCAAGGTTGCAGCAGGGATTTCCTTTGCCATCCCGTCGGATCGGATCACTAAGTTTATGACAGAATCACAAGACAAAAAATACAAAG atttgctgaagaaagaaaaatacacaatCCTGACTTCCCGGATGTTACCAGTGGAATTTATGTCCATGAGGTGGTGCCCAATTCACCTGCCCAGAG AGGTGGAATTCAGGTTGGAGACATCATAG